One segment of Anastrepha obliqua isolate idAnaObli1 chromosome 3, idAnaObli1_1.0, whole genome shotgun sequence DNA contains the following:
- the LOC129240569 gene encoding piggyBac transposable element-derived protein 3-like — MSHRKSLKLHEIEDELEQWDDAQDVYIEPPEVAEYTDEDSADEDSGGFIDNLTGRQLLATAEIVTRRTSFEETEDEVTAHGPAKKRKVSYKWKKADLPDLPSTEFETTISQDYEGKTCTDMFELFFDEGVCQFLIDQTTKYALFLNCPDPRINIAELKCFFAILIVSGYNKLPSKKSYWETGDDMRNSLVSNAMRRDKFIQIMRFVHASDNTQLNKNDRMSKLRPLMNVLKNKFLEHIPIEQDLNYDESMIEYYGRHGCKQCIRNKPIRFGYKAWCLNSVSGYLANFEVYQGSIPGSNLEHEQKFGKATAPMLTMINELPLAMRTQKLRFYFDNLFTGIPLLMHLKKMGYGGTGTLRQNRLPKECPIAKVETMKKRERGSYEYASQGDVVVARWMDNSVVTVASTDHKVHPLGTASRYSKACKQKIKIPRPHLIGAYNQSMGGTDLMDAHINNYRIGIRSKKWWWPIFTWLIDVSRAADHQPLSLEEGYWKELGLTDYIIIPGLLTRNEGVLVKIVKL, encoded by the exons TCTGGTGGATTCATTGACAACTTGACTGGAAGACAACTCTTGGCTACTGCTGAAATCGTCACGCGGAGAACGTCTTTTGAGGAAACCGAAGATGAGGTTACAGCTCATGGTCCAGCTAAAAAGCGTAAAGTCAGCTATAAATGGAAGAAAGCTGACTTGCCAGATTTACCCTCCACCGAATTCGAAACGACAATTTCTCAGGACTACGAAGGCAAGACTTGTACGGAtatgtttgaattattttttgatgaGGGCGTTTGTCAGTTTCTAATTGACCAGACCACTAAGTACGCATTATTTTTGAACTGCCCAGATCCCCGTATAAACATAGCGgaacttaaatgtttttttgccattttgatTGTCTCGGGTTATAACAAGTTACCAAGTAAAAAATCGTACTGGGAAACTGGCGATGATATGCGAAATTCTTTGGTATCTAATGCTATGCGGCGAGATAAGTTTATACAAATCATGCGATTTGTTCATGCGAGTGATAATACTCAATTGAACAAGAACGATAGAATGAGTAAATTACGACCGTTGATgaacgttttaaaaaataagtttcttGAGCACATTCCAATCGAACAAGATCTAAACTACGACGAAAGCATGATTGAATATTACGGAAGACATGGATGTAAGCAATGTATTCGGAATAAGCCTATTCGTTTCGGATATAAAGCTTGGTGCCTAAATTCTGTCAGTGGATATTTAGCTAATTTTGAGGTGTATCAAGGTTCGATTCCAGGCTCTAATTTGGAACATGAGCAGAAATTCGGTAAAGCGACAGCTCCAATGCTAACTATGATAAACGAGTTACCTCTAGCTATGCGGACACAAAAGCTGcggttttattttgataatcttTTCACAGGTATTCCACTATTGATGCACTTGAAAAAGATGGGTTATGGTGGTACTGGTACTCTTCGCCAAAACCGATTACCTAAAGAATGTCCGATTGCTAAAGTTGAAACCATGAAGAAGAGAGAAAGAGGTTCGTATGAATATGCTAGTCAAGGCGACGTCGTTGTAGCCCGCTGGATGGATAACTCTGTTGTGACAGTCGCCTCCACCGATCATAAAGTACACCCGCTTGGTACAGCATCTCGATACTCGAAGGCTTGTaaacagaaaatcaaaattCCTCGACCCCATCTTATTGGTGCTTACAATCAATCAATGGGAGGCACAGATCTCATGGATGCTCACATAAATAATTACAGGATTGGTATTCGAAGCaagaaatggtggtggcctatcTTTACTTGGCTTATTGATGTTTCA CGGGCGGCAGACCATCAACCTCTCAGTTTGGAGGAAGGATACTGGAAGGAGTTAGGTTTGACGGATTACATCATTATCCCCGGTCTGTTGACAAGAAACGAAGGTGTGCTGGTGAAAATTGTCAAACTATAG
- the LOC129241658 gene encoding adenosine 3'-phospho 5'-phosphosulfate transporter 2 translates to MSITANKPSSDAENPPELRILCFDLTHYNGTTQFLLSCAGVFVLYLIYGYLQELIFTVDGFKPYGWFLTLIQFGYYICFGVIERDLEARRRRQLLPGGNVEAAHRRIPMRTYFLLAALTLGTMGLSNSSLGYLNYPTQVIFKCCKLIPVLVGSILIQGKRYGFLDFAAAIAMCIGLAWFTLADSQVSPNFNLTGVGMISAALLCDAAIGNVQEKAMRECHAPSSEVVLYSYGLGFIYLFVILMLTGNFFSGFAFCLEHVLETFGYGFLFSLSGYLGIQFVLALVRSCGAPVAATVTTARKAVTIALSFVFFSKPFTWQYLWSGLVVVLGIYLNVYSKKHKMTVRDLQHKFKHALNIFRGWERSTSRKFLVEV, encoded by the exons ATGAGCATAACTGCAAACAAACCATCGTCGGATGCTGAAAATCCACCTGAACTGCGAATTCTTTGCTTCGATCTGACCCATTACAATGGTACCACACAGTTTCTTTTAAGCTGCGCGGGTGTCTTCGTGCTATACCTCATTTACGGGTATCTCCAGGAGCTCATTTTCACTGTGGATGGTTTCAAGCCGTACGGCTGGTTTCTCACACTCATACAGTTCGGCTATTACATATGCTTCGGTGTGATTGAGCGAGATTTGGAGGCGAGGCGCAGGAGACAGCTTTTACCTGGTGGCAATGTTGAAGCTGCACATCGTCGCATACCAATGCGCACTTATTTTCTACTTGCCGCCTTAACACTCGGCACTATGGGACTGTCCAACTCTAGTTTGGGCTACCTAAACTATCCGACTCAAGTGATCTTTAAATGTTGCAAATTAATTCCGGTGTTGGTGGGCAGCATTTTGATACAGGGAAAACGTTATGGATTCCTGGATTTCGCAGCTGCAATTGCGATGTGCATTGGATTAGCTTGGTTCACGCTCGCTGACTCGCAAGTGTCGCCGAATTTCAATCTGACTGGTGTAGGGATGATATCAGCGGCTTTGTTGTGTGATGCAGCTATTggaaatgtgcaagaaaaagcGATGCGCGAATGCCATGCACCCAGCAGTGAAGTGGTGCTGTACTCTTATGGATTgggtttcatttatttgtttgtgataCTGATGTTGACAGGAAACTTTTTCAGCGGGTTTGCCTTCTGCCTAGAG CACGTTTTGGAAACATTCGGTTATGGCTTCTTATTCAGCTTATCTGGTTACCTGGGCATACAGTTTGTATTGGCTTTGGTGCGTAGCTGTGGTGCCCCGGTGGCTGCTACAGTCACAACAGCACGTAAAGCAGTAACTATTGCTTTATCGTTTGTTTTCTTTAGCAAACCTTTCACGTGGCA aTACTTGTGGTCAGGCTTAGTTGTTGTATTGGgcatatatttaaatgtttacagcaaaaaacacaaaatgacCGTACGAGACCTGCAACACAAATTCAAGCATGCACTTAACATCTTCCGTGGATGGGAAAGATCAACAAGTCGCAAGTTTTTGGTGGAAGTTTAG
- the LOC129241660 gene encoding ribonuclease P/MRP protein subunit POP5 produces the protein MVRIKNRYIVVRIVPQVPAKVLNFHDGVLTKCVLRNVKKYYGDYGLGTVEHGFRVKYCNERTKVAIIRCLHRSHRIVTSTLPLITMIGDVRAKFHTLYTGATIIQCNKFIINHQQRFLDEMVGQIASAKERKDFIKRVMEFDLEQ, from the exons ATGGTACGCATTAAAAACCG GTATATCGTAGTGCGTATAGTACCACAAGTACCTGCAAAGGTGCTGAACTTTCACGATGGCGTACTTACCAAATGTGTCCTCCGCAACGTGAAGAAGTACTACGGCGACTATGGACTGGGCACAGTTGAGCACGGCTTCCGCGTAAAATATTGCAATGAGCGGACCAAGGTGGCGATAATTAGATGCCTGCATCGATCGCATCGCATTGTGACAAGCACATTGCCGTTGATAACAATG ATAGGAGACGTTCGAGCCAAATTCCACACGCTATACACGGGCGCTACTATAATACAGTGCAACAAATTCATAATCAATCATCAACAACGCTTTTTGGACGAAATGGTAGGCCAAATTGCATCGGCGAAAGAACGCAAGGACTTCATTAAGCGAGTTATGGAATTCGATTTAGAACAGTAA
- the LOC129240849 gene encoding FGGY carbohydrate kinase domain-containing protein: MTDTYFVGVDVGTGSARAALVNLKGTVLKQCVKPIKTWNPENDHYEQSSDDIWRSVCHCVKEVTSDADKAKIRAISFDATCSLVVLGANGEALTVSNTSSNEQNIILWMDHRAHAEAALINSTKHELLQYVGGQVSLEMEIPKLLWLKKNIKNTWKNIWRVFDLPDFLTWRSTGADTRSLCSAVCKWNYDAMKMCWSAEFLKKIDLEDLCRNNFEIIGQSICEPGTAVGAGLTKEAAEELSLLPGTIVGTSLIDAHAGALGMFGCRAVLNEHDKQLEAALDNLQGKLALICGTSTCHMSLTREPCMAHGIWGPYRGAVLPNYFLNEGGQSAAGILLDFVVKSHPQYTAIQAKLGQNEHIYTYLNKLLKKMTEERKCEDMCQLTKDLHVWPDFHGNRSPIADPNLRGMITGLNMNDDEEALALLYLAFVQALAYGTRHIIDNLVEKHKRVPYSSMLFCGGLAKNNVYVQAHADICQLPAVIPDEQEMVLVGAAMLGACAAKAFESLEATSKEMGGNGVLLKPNSSTKDFHNRKYRVFLQLLEDQRKYKSIMEMECSCTSIV; this comes from the exons ATGACCGATACATATTTTGTTGGTGTCGATGTTGGCACGGGCAGTGCCCGTGCAGCGCTAGTCAATCTGAAGGGTACAGTGCTGAAGCAGTGTGTGAAGCCGATAAAGACTTGGAATCCCGAAAACGATCACTACGAACAATCATCCGACGATATTTGGCGCTCTGTGTGCCATTGTGTGAAG GAAGTAACCTCAGATGCCGATAAGGCAAAAATACGTGCAATCTCTTTCGATGCCACTTGCTCCTTGGTCGTATTGGGTGCAAATGGTGAAGCGCTCACGGTGAGTAACACCTCTAGCAATGAGCAAAATATCATTCTCTGGATGGATCATCGCGCACATGCCGAAGCCGCTCTTATCAACTCAACAAAGCATGAGCTACTGCAATATGTCGGCGGCCAAGTATCGTTGGAGATGGAAATACCGAAGTTGCTATGGttgaagaaaaatatcaaaaatacctGGAAGAATATTTGGCGCGTGTTTGACTTGCCTGATTTCCTAACATGGCGCAGCACAGGCGCTGATACGCGCTCACTTTGTTCGGCGGTCTGCAAATGGAATTACGATGCGATGAAAATGTGTTGGAGtgcagaatttttgaaaaaaattgacttgGAAGACTTGtgtagaaataattttgaaataattggaCAAAGCATTTGTGAGCCGGGCACGGCGGTGGGAGCAG GTTTAACGAAAGAAGCAGCTGAAGAATTGTCGCTGCTGCCGGGCACAATTGTCGGCACATCGCTTATTGATGCCCATGCCGGCGCTCTGGGTATGTTCGGTTGTCGCGCCGTATTGAATGAACACGATAAACAGCTTGAGGCAGCGCTCGACAATCTGCAGGGCAAGTTGGCACTTATCTGTGGCACATCTACGTGCCACATGAGTCTAACTCGTGAACCCTGCATGGCACATGGCATTTGGGGACCCTATCGGGGTGCAGTACTGCCGAATTACTTTCTCAACGAAGGTGGACAAAGCGCTGCCGGTATATTGTTGGATTTTGTCGTCAAATCGCATCCACAATATACTGCCATACAGGCGAAATTGGGTCAAAATGA GCATatctatacatatttaaataagcTTTTGAAGAAGATGACCGAAGAGCGTAAATGTGAGGATATGTGCCAGCTGACAAAGGATCTACATGTTTGGCCAGATTTTCATGGCAATCGATCGCCTATAGCCGATCCGAATTTACGAGGaatg ATCACGGGCCTCAACATGAATGACGATGAAGAGGCGTTGGCCCTTCTGTACTTGGCATTTGTACAAGCGTTAGCA TATGGCACCCGTCATATCATTGATAATCTCGTTGAGAAGCACAAACGTGTACCTTATAGTAGTATGCTGTTTTGCGGTGGCCTCGCTAAGAATAATGTGTATGTGCAAGCGCATGCAGATATCTGCCAACTCCCGGCTGTGATACCGGACGAGCAAGAAATGGTATTGGTCGGTGCCGCAATGTTGGGGGCTTGCGCTGCGAAGGCTTTTGAGAGTTTAGAG GCAACCTCCAAAGAAATGGGCGGCAATGGCGTGCTCCTGAAACCGAATAGTTCCACTAAGGATTTTCACAATCGCAAATACCGTGTTTTCCTGCAATTACTAGAGGATCAACGAAAATACAAGAGTATAATGGAAATGGAATGCTCTTGTACATCTATTGTTTGA